Proteins from one Microbacterium faecale genomic window:
- a CDS encoding M20/M25/M40 family metallo-hydrolase: MPQESLAEVARVARDLIRIDTTNYGGGRAKGEREAAEYVGAYLETLGLEPHYYEAFPRRTNVMARVEGIDPTRPALVLHGHLDVVPAISEDWSVDPFAGEIIDGMLWGRGAVDMKNMDAMILTAVAGMLRAGERPRRDLILVFFADEENGGVEGSAQVVRHRPEWFRGATEAISEVGGYSIPVGDKSAYLLQVGEKALMWITLRASGRAGHGSRLHADNAVTRLARAVERIGSRTWPVELTDTTRALLDGMRGICGSDAEDPDEIAAMAGPAEAFLASTWRTTANPTGFTSGYKHNVIPDAAEATLDVRVLPGTEDRVLAELRTLVGDDVQIDIFHRDIGLEAPFEGELVERMVAAIGVHDPGVPVLPYLLGAGTDNKSLAALGITGYGFAPLKLPRELDFTGMFHGVDERVTLDALDFGQRVLTDLIRTC, encoded by the coding sequence ATGCCCCAAGAGAGCCTGGCCGAGGTGGCGCGCGTCGCGCGCGACCTCATCCGCATCGACACCACCAACTACGGGGGCGGCAGGGCGAAGGGCGAGCGCGAGGCCGCGGAATACGTTGGTGCGTATCTCGAAACTCTCGGCCTCGAGCCCCACTATTACGAGGCGTTCCCACGTCGCACGAATGTGATGGCGCGCGTGGAGGGCATCGATCCGACCCGCCCCGCCCTCGTGCTCCACGGACACCTCGACGTCGTGCCGGCGATCTCCGAGGACTGGTCGGTCGATCCGTTCGCCGGCGAGATCATCGACGGCATGCTGTGGGGCCGTGGCGCGGTCGACATGAAGAACATGGACGCGATGATCCTCACCGCGGTCGCCGGCATGCTCCGTGCGGGCGAGCGGCCGCGCCGTGATCTGATCCTCGTCTTCTTCGCCGACGAAGAGAACGGCGGTGTCGAGGGGTCCGCGCAGGTCGTCCGGCACCGCCCCGAATGGTTCCGCGGCGCGACCGAGGCGATCAGCGAGGTCGGCGGGTACTCCATCCCCGTCGGCGATAAGTCGGCCTATCTGCTGCAGGTCGGCGAAAAGGCGCTGATGTGGATCACGCTTCGCGCGAGCGGTCGAGCGGGACACGGCAGTCGCCTGCATGCCGACAACGCCGTGACCCGACTGGCGCGAGCGGTCGAGCGGATCGGCTCGCGCACCTGGCCCGTTGAGCTCACGGACACGACGCGGGCGCTCCTGGACGGGATGCGTGGGATCTGCGGATCCGACGCCGAGGATCCAGACGAGATCGCGGCGATGGCGGGTCCCGCCGAAGCCTTCCTCGCCTCGACATGGCGCACGACGGCGAACCCCACGGGGTTCACCTCCGGATACAAGCACAACGTGATCCCCGACGCGGCGGAGGCGACGCTCGACGTACGCGTGCTGCCCGGGACCGAGGATCGTGTGCTCGCCGAATTGCGGACGCTCGTGGGTGATGACGTTCAGATCGACATCTTCCACCGCGACATCGGTCTCGAGGCGCCGTTCGAAGGGGAGCTGGTTGAGCGGATGGTTGCCGCGATCGGCGTGCACGACCCCGGCGTCCCCGTCCTGCCGTACCTGCTCGGTGCCGGCACCGACAATAAGTCTCTTGCCGCGCTCGGCATCACCGGCTATGGCTTCGCGCCGCTGAAGCTGCCGCGCGAGCTCGACTTCACCGGCATGTTCCACGGCGTGGATGAGCGGGTGACGCTCGACGCGCTCGATTTCGGCCAGCGGGTCCTGACCGACCTGATCCGCACCTGTTGA
- a CDS encoding siderophore-interacting protein — translation MSSPKKPRRQYTFQVVESVWLSPHMVRVVIGGDEFDEFADAAAERHSTDLYIKMLFAKPELGLTPPYDLDALRAELAPDDMPSQRTYTVRSIDRDARTIAIDFVVHGDEGVAGPWAATAAPGDWVCFSGPGGNYTPSPDADEHLFFGDDAALPAIAAAIETLHVDARGLALIEVGSPDDEIPFAAPAGVEVRWLHRDGTPHGSVLVAAVEALAAPTANVDVFAHGERGAMKRLRPLLHKEWGIDRSVLSLSAYWAAGRVEDAFQAEKREPIGQIFDPEPGDAARRA, via the coding sequence ATGTCATCACCGAAGAAGCCGCGCCGCCAGTACACCTTCCAGGTCGTCGAGAGCGTGTGGCTGTCGCCGCACATGGTGCGTGTCGTCATCGGCGGTGACGAGTTCGATGAGTTCGCCGACGCCGCGGCAGAGCGGCACAGCACCGACCTCTACATCAAGATGCTGTTCGCGAAGCCCGAACTCGGCCTCACCCCGCCATACGATCTCGACGCGCTCCGTGCCGAGCTGGCGCCGGACGACATGCCGAGCCAGCGCACCTACACCGTGCGGAGCATCGACCGCGACGCGCGCACGATCGCGATCGACTTCGTCGTACACGGCGATGAGGGAGTCGCCGGCCCCTGGGCGGCGACAGCGGCGCCGGGTGACTGGGTGTGCTTCTCCGGGCCCGGCGGAAACTACACGCCGAGCCCCGACGCCGACGAGCACCTGTTCTTCGGCGACGACGCCGCGCTTCCCGCGATCGCGGCGGCGATCGAAACGCTGCACGTCGACGCCCGCGGACTCGCGCTCATCGAAGTCGGATCCCCCGACGACGAGATCCCGTTCGCAGCGCCCGCGGGCGTCGAGGTGCGCTGGCTTCACCGCGACGGTACGCCGCACGGATCCGTGCTCGTCGCGGCCGTCGAAGCGCTCGCCGCGCCGACGGCGAACGTCGACGTCTTCGCGCACGGTGAGCGCGGCGCGATGAAGCGGCTTCGTCCGCTACTCCACAAGGAGTGGGGGATCGACCGCTCCGTCCTGTCGCTGTCGGCGTACTGGGCGGCGGGACGCGTCGAAGACGCGTTCCAGGCCGAGAAGCGCGAGCCGATCGGCCAGATCTTCGACCCGGAACCCGGCGACGCCGCGCGCCGAGCCTGA
- a CDS encoding helix-turn-helix transcriptional regulator: MAESVHNRIAMLRAERKVSRRELAEALDVHYQTVGYLERGEYSPSLYLALRIAAYFEVPVEVLFSTEPFPRIG, translated from the coding sequence GTGGCCGAGAGCGTGCACAACCGCATCGCGATGCTGCGCGCCGAGCGCAAGGTGTCGCGCCGCGAGCTCGCGGAGGCGCTCGACGTGCACTATCAGACCGTCGGCTACCTCGAGCGCGGGGAGTACAGCCCGAGCCTCTACCTGGCCCTTCGGATCGCGGCGTACTTCGAGGTCCCGGTGGAGGTGCTGTTCTCGACCGAGCCGTTTCCCCGTATCGGGTAA